The region attttatttataatataaaaatgttcaagtGTCAACAGTCAGGTGTTCAGACATTTCAGGACAGGATTCCCATctgtttctgtttgggattttttttttttaaacaattacctTTTTGACAAATTAGCAGTGGACCCAGtttttgggggtgggagggcaggaCTGGAGACGAGTGGATGTCATAGGTGGGTTGGGGGCTAGGAGGCAGCCTGTGAGAAGGAAATGGTGTTACTTTATTGCTAAAAGGGGAATACACTGTCGAGTGGCTCTTCTCGGTCCCAGCGTGACCATGCATCCAATCTAAAGAATCTGAAATGCAAAGGACATGCAGGTGTAAAATAGAAAAGACGACCTGTAAACGAAGGTGCTGCAGAGGACGGAGGGGCGTCCTGGAGGCTGTGGGGGACAGGAGCCGCCAATATTGGGCCCCTGGCAGAGCtgccacctccctgggctcaggctcTTGGGGAGACCTTTCTCTGCCCCCCTCTTTTAACAGCTGTGAGTAGCCAGGGCTTCCCCATTCGGGTAGCTGTGTCTTTATCTCCCCCTGGAAGTTACCCCAGCTCCAGCTCCAAGCCTAGGGTCCTGGCCCTCTCCTCCCAGGGGGCGGGAACTTCAGCTCTTGCCTGGGAGCAAAGCTACTCTGTCCTCAGTTCTTCCTTAGGGCCAACCCCCACCGCCTCCCACCCTCGCCCCCACCAGAACCCGCAGCCTCTTCTCTCCCTGCTGTCACTCTCAGCATCCCACCACCCAGACCTGTCCCCTGGAGCCCCAGATGAGCGTACAGCAAAAGGCACCACAAAATAGGTTTCtattaaagagtcaaaaaattggcccatctctctttttttttgtttctttttttttcggaAGCTGTAAATCAGGATGTTACATATAAATAGTTTCCCTATAAAAACGTCTTTGCCGTTAGCTAGTATTATAAGACAATTTttgctaaaatgaaaataaaacattttgttatacttttttccttttatagaaaataaaaatatttttatttcttttttccccctttctctccAGTAGGTGGTCTCTGGTCTCCTTAAAGATAGTGGGGCGGGCGAGGCGGAGGGGCGCGCGGCGGGGCTCTAGAGTGGCGCCGAGTCCTGCTTGGCCCGCGGGGGCGGCCCGCGGCTGTGTCTGCTGCTGGCCCGCGTGCTGTGGCTGTCCAGGGAGTAGTAAGTCCTGCTGTCGgccgccgggcacagtggcggcgAGTCCGAGCGCAGCGCGTCGTGCGCCCCGCGCAGGCCCAGGAAAGGCGTGCTCTCGGCCGCCAGCGCCCCGTCCGCGTCGTCCGCGTCGTCGTCCGACGCCGATGCCGAGCCGCCGCCCGAGCCGCTGCTCAGCGACAGCGAGTCCCGCGCCGCCCGTGCGCGCTGCGCCGCCAGCCCATTGAGGCGCGAGCGGCGCCAGCGCCGGGGCCCCGCCGACGTCCTGCGGGACGCACCGCGCGCGCgcggccgcggcggcggcgggggcgcgCACTCCTGCGTGGTCTCGTACTCGTCGTCCTCCGGGATGCGGAAGGGGCTGGCGGGCAGGCTGCCCAGGCTACCGCCGAGCGCGCAGGTCCCGCGCCGCGGTCCGGGCCCCGCCGCGGGGTAATAGTAGCTGTCGTAGCTGCGCTGCATGTCTGCGCCGGGCCCGGGCCCGGGTCCCGGGCCGGGGGGCGCCGGGTGCCGCAGTAACGGCTGCTGCTCGGCCAGGCGGTAACTGATGGGTGCCGCCGGCGGCAGCGACACGGCGTGCGCCGAGTTGGGGGACGTGATCTCGAAAGTTGGCACCTGCGTCGCCAGCGAGTAGTGGAAGTCCACGGGCGAGAGGCGCGCGGGCGTGGTCAGGGCCGACACGTACCTGCGGGGAGAGGCAGAGGcatgggccagggccagggccagggccaggccgGGCCGGCGCGGGGGAggagggggttgggggggggggtggggtagggtgggagGGGCGGACCCAGACTTGCCTTAACCTTGCCCGAGACCCCGCCTGCAAGAATGACGGCGGCAACCCTCAGTGGCCTTATGCAATTTCCTAAACCTCTCCGAGCCtcggtttccttatctgttacGCGGGCGTAACCATGGTGTTGATTCCATAGCTCTGTTGGGATGATTCCAGATTGTATCAGTGGGATGTGTTAGCCCTGTGCCTGACCCTGGTAAGCTTTCATGAATGGTCACTTGCTGTGGGAATGCTCACCGTCAGGGGGTCAGGCTCACGCTGGGGTATAGTACATGTTCCATCTGGTTTAATACCGCAGCTCTGTAAGACCCTTCTGCCAGTCCCATTCTACACGCAGGAAAGTAACACTCAGAACGTTTAATTCTACACGCAGGAAAGTAACACTCAGAACGTTTAAGTGACTTATTCAGGATTTACACAGCcaagaagtggcagagctgggatgtgaCTTGCGGCTAGTCAGGAACCAGGACTCATACTGCCCAATTCCAGAAGCCACTAGTCTCCATTCAGATACCCCTGTGACCTGGCCTCACTGCCCCACCGGGACAATGCCACCCATGCCCTGATGGCTTCAGTGAGGGAAATATTCCTTCTTATAGTGAAGTCAAAACCTGCTTCAGGGGAGTACCAAGATCCCACTGAGGTGTCTCTGCTTGTGGCTACAGACCCATCCCCACACCACCAGCTCCTTCAGAAGTCTGGCCTTGCTagtatctcccaggctggatccCGGGTACCTGTTCCCTTTTGTGCTCCACATCCCCCTTGTAAGCCCATCAGTCTTCTGCCCCACCGTTGTCACCTCAGGACAGGGGCCACGCACCTCCATGCTTCCCTTCCAAACTGCACAGCTGGGCACCTCACTGCTCTCTGGAACCAGCCTGGAGTCCCCATTATCATTTTTTCTGAATCGCCTgactcctccctcttccctctcccaccGGCACATCTGATTAACCACCGAGTCCTACCCATTCCCTTCTCCGGAAGCACACTCTCCACCCCATCCTGTTCACATGTGGTCATCTGGGTCCACCCCAGGGTCTCTCCTCCTTCACTGTATGCGGTTCCCAGAGCAATCTTGTAAAGTCACAGCTCTGCTGAAGCTGGTCTTCCTGGTTACCCACCCAGGGTCAGTCTGTCTGGCCTCAGCTTGCCTGTTCAGGCCCAGCTCCTCTGCTCCCTACAGCCCACTCTGTTCCAGGCACCTCACTCATCAGCCTGTTCTTAAGTGCCTCTGTTGGAACAGCTCAAGTTGTTCCCCGTGCCTAGAATGCTTTTCTTCCTGCTCTCCTGCCTCTCCCCTTCCTACCACCCGTTAAGGAGTCTCATTGCTGTGGTTACGATTCATAAATAGCTACACCTAGTGAGCATCAGCTCCATGCCAGGGATGAGACAAAGAGCTCTGTGCACATGATCTCAGGTGGCCTTCACTTGAACCATGCATAGTAGCTATTGTTCTCCCTGTTCTACAGCTGAGGGAACAAGGTACAGAGGTGATCAGTCTGCCCCAAATCACACAGGTGGTGGAGCTGGGCTTAGAAAATCTGCCTGCTTCCCAGAACCTACAGTCAGACTGGGTCTCTCTGCCCTGGTGTGGTGTCATGTTTAGCACTTTCCATAGGCTGCTGTAAGCTTCCTTGGTTTGTTTCTGTGGCTAGGAGCTCCTCGGGAGCAGGAACCTGGCAGGCCACTTCTGGATTCCCAGCCAGGCctgcccagcacagggcctggcatggaGTAGGCTGAGTTGAGAGCAAGGGAATATCtgctcctctccctgctccctggTGTGGAGTTTTTAGTACCATTCATCTTTCCCTGCTCACCTCCTACAGACCCCACTTGCTGAGGGCCACTCAGGGCTGAGCAAGGTGGCAGGGGTGCTGGCCCTTGTGACTCCTGGCTTGGAGTCAGGGAAGAAGGGGCATTTCCTGGTTCTTACTGCATCCACTGCTTAGGAAGCCAACAAGGCCTTGAACCCTGGGGACTTGTTGCTGATACTGCCAAGGCTTGCCGTCATTCTTGGCTCATGTCATCTTGTGCTGGTCAGTGTCCTCAAAGGCAGCCTCCCCTCCCACTGTGCAGCCTACTCCTTCTTCGTGTCTCCTTCTGTTCCTGCTGGGACATGGAACTTCTAGCATGTATCCTGGTTTGTCCAGAACAGCccctgtttgttctttttttttttttttttgaaatagagtcttgctctgttgctgaggttggagtgcagtggcaccatctcagctcactgcaacctccgcctcccaggtgaagggattctcttgcctcagcctcccaaatagctgtgattacaggcatgtgccaccatgcccggctaatttttgtgtttttagtaaagatgggggtttcaccatgtcggccagactagtctcaaactcctgacctcaggtaatccatccgcctcggcctcccaaagtgctgggattacaggtgcgagccaccgcacccggctcccTGTTTGTTCTGGATGTTCCAGTGTAACTATTAATAATGTCCTTTTTCTAGTGTGAAAAGTGTCCTGGGAGGACAATTAAATTAGATGGTCACGGTCCACCAGGGTCCGCTGGCCCAACTCTAGTCCCAGTCTGTCATTAACAAGCTGATGGCTCTGAGCAGGCCATTTCACCTTTTCTAGGACCTTGTTTTCCCATATGAAAAGTGGAGATTAGGCTCTTTGCAGTGTTTCTGAGGGGCCCTAAGGGTCAGCCTTGGGCCAGCGGTGCCAGCCCTCTGGCTAAGTGGGGAATAGGCCAGGGGGTAGGAACTGACCTCTCACTGTGTGGGGAGTCGCGAAGGGAGTCCACGGAATCATGATAGGGTGGCGCGGTGGCCCTGCGCCGCTCCTCCAGGTTGTGGGCTGCTGCCCGCCTTGCCCGGGCCTCCACACATGCTGGGCTGTTGCATTTGCTGGTACCCACTGATGATAGCATGATCCCCGACTGGGAGTCAGAAGTCAGGCTCTCAGAACGTTCCAGGCTCCACGTGTGGCTCTCATGTCTGGGAAAGCCAGATGGGGTGAGACGAGGGGTCAGGAAGGGGCAGGGCAGCCCAGCAGGCGTGGTCTCATGGACCTCCCTGGCTCTTCTTCCACCTCGAGCTCCCTTAGCTCAACGCCCTTCTCCACTCTGGGGTGATGTGGATTGTTGCAAATGCCCAACCCCAATATTGGAAGAAGGAGGGCTGGGGTCCCATGGATGGGTGAGCTATAATGTGCAGAGacccatttctttccttcctgcaaCCAGCATCCCCCCAGCTTTACCTTAGACCCCCTGTCTGGGACCTTTCCACCACCGTGGTCCTTAGCTACCTATCTCAGAAGCCCGGCCCCAGGGGCCAGTATGTGAGGACCCTGACTATTTCCTGGTGCTCCCAGGGAAGAAGGGAGCCAGCCATGTTATTTTTGAGTTGTCTGAGCCTTTGTGCAGTGTGGACTGGCCTCTGCAGTTCTGGAGAGGAGGCTAAGGTGTGCTGTGATTCCTGTGGCAAGCTCAGGGGAGAGTATTGACTAGCTCTGGATGTCAGAGTAAGTGGGCACTTTGCGCCAGATGAAGTATGTGAGTCTACAAGTTTCCATGGGCCTTGGTGGTGCCTACCTGTGGCTGGAGGTGGGTGTGGCTGTGGAGCAGTGGTGAGAAGGAGAACAGGAGTGGCTCCCAGAGAAGGTGGTCTCAGTTTCTCTCCTGATGACATGGTCTGTGGCTGGCACGTTCTTGGAAATATACTGGAACAGACAGAGTTGGGCGAGAGTTAGTGACCGGGGCCCAAATTAACTCTTTCTTGTTGGAGACAGGGAAGTGATGAGCACTGACTGAGCTCCTGGTTGGGGAGACCCACTGGGTGAGAGTGACTTGATGTTGGGGCAGCGATGGCTCCAGCAAATCAACCCCCACCCCTTCCTAATGGAAGTGAGCAAAGCAAGGCCAGCCATCCTGGTGAGGCAGTGCCTAGCAGGCAAGGCTGGCCATGGGATAGGCTGGCTGCTGCCCTGGCCCATCCTTGCAGGGGGCATGAGAAGGCTGGCTGTCCATTGAGGGCTCAGAAGGGGGCCCCAGGAAAGCCACTCACATCTGCCATCTGGATCTCCTCTGGGTCCAGCCGGGGGTGGCTGGGCCCATTGGCCAAGCTCCGGTTCTGATGGGCCGGGCACATGTTCTGCCGGAGGTGGTTGTGCATCTGCTTCCGCTGTTTTCTGCACAAGGGAAGGGAAGGTGAGCCTGGCATTCCCCCCACTCGCCAACGATGAACTTCCCTAGCTATCTCTCTAGGGAAACAGCTTTTCCTCCTGCCCAGGGTGGCCATGGCTACTGCTCTTCCCTGTACTCAAGCTGCCCTacagcatcaccaccacctgAATCCAATAGGATCTGAGCGTCGTGGCACTGAGCTCTGGCTCTGCCCAGAGAGTAGAACTTCACTGCTTTCTAGCTATGAAACCCCGGGAAAGTTACTTAAGCTCTTCACGtttcactttcctcatctataagacAGGGTGATCATTTATCCGTTCCAAAGACTATTGAGGATTAAAAGTATATGAAATATTCAAGCACAGTGCtgactccctctctctctccctcattcattaatttagtatttattgagttatcgctatgtgccagacactgttttggAGCAGAGACAATAGGTAGATAGGGAATCCACCCTCCTGAAGCCTGCAGGCCAATAGAGGAAGCAGATGGTAAACACATAAACAAAGTAATGAACTAGATACTTTCAATAAAGTgccatgaataaaataaaacaggtgCTGTGGCTTAGGGAGTCAGGGCACTTCAGATTGGCACATATTAAATGCTCAATTTATTTGATATTAAATCTAATCATGTCCCTCCCCTGTTTAAGACCCTTCATtgtgaactcatggagataagagtagaaggatggttaccagaggctgggaaaggaagTGGGGGgttgggagggaggtggggatggttcaTGGGTACAAAAACTAGTTAGAAGGAAAAAGACCTAGTATTCAATAGCATatggggtgactatagtcaataataatttaattgtacatttaaaagagtataactggattgctTGTAACACAAAGGTCCATGAGGACCTATcagtttgctcaaggtcacaaaggataaatgcttggggGGATGAATAGAATAcatgatatgattattatgcattgcatgcctgtatcaaaatatctcatgtaccccataaatatatacacctactaagTACccgcaaaaatgaaaataaaaccccTTTATTGGGCCTTAGTGTCCTGTTTCTCTCGCTGCCCACCTAGCACCCCAGCTAGCTGCCTCCGTGGTGAGCTTGTTTCTGCTCCCCCACTATGCCCCGCCCTCTCTGGCCTCCCGGCCTTTGCACATGCCAGGCCATTCACCTGGAATACTTTCTCTCCTCTTCACCTGCTAACTCTTGTTCACCTCTCAGGCCCTGGCCTAAATGCTGCTTCCTCAGGGAAACCCTTCCTGCTCCCCAGCCAAGGTTAGGTGCCTCTAAAAGGTGTCCCGTGACACTGGACCACTTGTTCAGAGCACCGGCCGTATGCCTGAGGCAGGGCCTGGTGTCCAGCAGGCCCTGAATGTTTGTTGAAGAAGTGAGTAAATGCAGTGAGGGCAGGACAGGCAGCTTGCGTTTTCTCCAATTCTTGGACTTAGTTTTCCCTCTTGGGCCCAGTCTCCTCTGGGCTCACTGGGCCCCAACTCCCTCCTGACCCTCCTTCAGACTTTCTGGTCCTGGATTCATTCAAGACAAGGCCAGCAGGACTTCAGATGCCACAGATGGGGCAGCATGAGTCCAGACCAGGGGCTGAGTCCCCAGAATGGTGGCTCTGTCCAGTCCAGACCCTTGCTTTCCAGATATGAACAGTTGTTACAAACCTGTCATCTTTCAGCACATCAGAAGGTCATAGGGCCTTGGATGCCGAGCTAGGGACCCTGGGTTTATCCAACAAAGGCACATCTATAGCCTTTGTTGGATAAACCCAAACTTGCTAGCTCGGCATCGAAGGTCCTATGGTGCCATCTGGGTCCCAGCTATCGTTTTAGACTCGTGCCCTCTTTTTTCCTGTCCCTGGCCCTTTGCTCCAGCTAGTCTGGGCTGCTCATGCTCCAGGAGTACAGTTGACCCTCATCTGTGCTGTCTTTTAGCTTGGACTGCCCGGCTACCTCTCTGTTCACTTATTCTCCTTGCCCCAAGCTTCTGCCCCTACCTCTTCTCTGTCCAGAAGGGGCCCAGCCCCGCCTTCTCTGTCCAGAGGGGGCCCAGCCCCGCCTTCTCTGTCCTCTTGTCTCAGTTGCTCCCAAGGCGGGGTCAGGCAGTGCTTTGAGGCATCTGTCTTTCTTTGGGAATGAAGCTGTCCTCTCTGCGCTCCTCCCCAACACTACCCAGTGCCTGCCCACTTGACAGGGCACCTGCTCCAGGAGCCTGTGGGGTCAGCTGCACGCTCCTGCTTAGGTCCTCACAGTGTCCTTTGAGGTACATACCAGGATCATTCCCATGAGGAACCATCAATTTGCTCAAGGTTACATGGGAAATAGCAgagctggatttgaacccagatttgTCTTCTTCCAAAGCCTGTGCTCACAACCATTCTTCGTCAGTGCCCTGGGGCCTATCTCCCTGACCCTCTGCCTCTACTTCTTGGTCCAGATCTTTAGCCCCACACTCACCCAGCTACAGAGGCCCCCGAGGGGTAGTTGGGGCCTAGGAGGGTATAGAGGGCtccagtggggtgggggaggaaagCCTTCTTCACAAACATTCTTGGAGGCCCATCCCTTGGCTTGGCCTGTCCCCAGCTTGAGTGACTGACACTCACTTGGTCTTGCAGTAGGCTACCACACAGACGATGCCCACGACCAGCAGAGCCACGCAGATGCCCGTGATGGTCAGGACTCTCTTCTGGTACAGCTCCTCGGCTTCTGCAGAGGTAGGGTGGATGtgaggggtggggcaggaggcaAACCCCATAGGGTTAGTGGTGCAGAGACCCCTTTGCCCCCAAAGCCATAGGCTTTCCCCAGCTCAGGTCCTGCCCAGCTCCTTTCTATCCCTTCTCTCCAGCCAGTTCCTTCCTTCCTACATGCTCTGTTTTGCCTTCCACTTCCCCACAGCTCCCACCCACCCATGGATCTGGTCACACACAACTCCCCCTGAGTTCCCCTCCCCAAGCCCCATGCCTGCCCAGAGCACATGAGTGGAAAATGCAGGGGAATGggaagggatgg is a window of Pongo pygmaeus isolate AG05252 chromosome 4, NHGRI_mPonPyg2-v2.0_pri, whole genome shotgun sequence DNA encoding:
- the NRG2 gene encoding pro-neuregulin-2, membrane-bound isoform isoform X5, whose protein sequence is MSESRRRGRGRGKKQREGRKREREPDPGEKATRPKLKKMKSQTGQVGEKQSLKCEAAAGNPQPSYRWFKDGKELNRSRDIRIKYGNGRKNSRLQFNKVKVEDAGEYVCEAENILGKDTVRGRLYVNSVSTTLSSWSGHARKCNETAKSYCVNGGVCYYIEGINQLSCKCPNGFFGQRCLEKLPLRLYMPDPKQKAEELYQKRVLTITGICVALLVVGIVCVVAYCKTKKQRKQMHNHLRQNMCPAHQNRSLANGPSHPRLDPEEIQMADYISKNVPATDHVIRRETETTFSGSHSCSPSHHCSTATPTSSHRHESHTWSLERSESLTSDSQSGIMLSSVGTSKCNSPACVEARARRAAAHNLEERRRATAPPYHDSVDSLRDSPHSERYVSALTTPARLSPVDFHYSLATQVPTFEITSPNSAHAVSLPPAAPISYRLAEQQPLLRHPAPPGPGPGPGPGADMQRSYDSYYYPAAGPGPRRGTCALGGSLGSLPASPFRIPEDDEYETTQECAPPPPPRPRARGASRRTSAGPRRWRRSRLNGLAAQRARAARDSLSLSSGSGGGSASASDDDADDADGALAAESTPFLGLRGAHDALRSDSPPLCPAADSRTYYSLDSHSTRASSRHSRGPPPRAKQDSAPL
- the NRG2 gene encoding pro-neuregulin-2, membrane-bound isoform isoform X4, encoding MSESRRRGRGRGKKQREGRKREREPDPGEKATRPKLKKMKSQTGQVGEKQSLKCEAAAGNPQPSYRWFKDGKELNRSRDIRIKYGNGRKNSRLQFNKVKVEDAGEYVCEAENILGKDTVRGRLYVNSVSTTLSSWSGHARKCNETAKSYCVNGGVCYYIEGINQLSCKCPVGYTGDRCQQFAMVNFSKHLGFELKEAEELYQKRVLTITGICVALLVVGIVCVVAYCKTKKQRKQMHNHLRQNMCPAHQNRSLANGPSHPRLDPEEIQMADYISKNVPATDHVIRRETETTFSGSHSCSPSHHCSTATPTSSHRHESHTWSLERSESLTSDSQSGIMLSSVGTSKCNSPACVEARARRAAAHNLEERRRATAPPYHDSVDSLRDSPHSERYVSALTTPARLSPVDFHYSLATQVPTFEITSPNSAHAVSLPPAAPISYRLAEQQPLLRHPAPPGPGPGPGPGADMQRSYDSYYYPAAGPGPRRGTCALGGSLGSLPASPFRIPEDDEYETTQECAPPPPPRPRARGASRRTSAGPRRWRRSRLNGLAAQRARAARDSLSLSSGSGGGSASASDDDADDADGALAAESTPFLGLRGAHDALRSDSPPLCPAADSRTYYSLDSHSTRASSRHSRGPPPRAKQDSAPL
- the NRG2 gene encoding pro-neuregulin-2, membrane-bound isoform isoform X1, which encodes MRQVCCSALPPPPLEKGRCSSYSDSSSSSERSSNSSSSSSENGSSSRSSSNNSSISRPAAPPEPRPQKQPQPRSPAARRAAARSRAAAAGGMRRDPAPGFSMLLFGVSLACYSPSLKSVQDQAYKAPVVVEGKVQGLAPAGGSSSNSTREPPASGRVALVKVLDKWPLRSGGLQREQVISVGSCAPLERNQRYIFFLEPTEQPLVFKTAFAPLDTNGKNLKKEVGKILCTDCATRPKLKKMKSQTGQVGEKQSLKCEAAAGNPQPSYRWFKDGKELNRSRDIRIKYGNGRKNSRLQFNKVKVEDAGEYVCEAENILGKDTVRGRLYVNSVSTTLSSWSGHARKCNETAKSYCVNGGVCYYIEGINQLSCKCPVGYTGDRCQQFAMVNFSKHLGFELKEAEELYQKRVLTITGICVALLVVGIVCVVAYCKTKKQRKQMHNHLRQNMCPAHQNRSLANGPSHPRLDPEEIQMADYISKNVPATDHVIRRETETTFSGSHSCSPSHHCSTATPTSSHRHESHTWSLERSESLTSDSQSGIMLSSVGTSKCNSPACVEARARRAAAHNLEERRRATAPPYHDSVDSLRDSPHSERYVSALTTPARLSPVDFHYSLATQVPTFEITSPNSAHAVSLPPAAPISYRLAEQQPLLRHPAPPGPGPGPGPGADMQRSYDSYYYPAAGPGPRRGTCALGGSLGSLPASPFRIPEDDEYETTQECAPPPPPRPRARGASRRTSAGPRRWRRSRLNGLAAQRARAARDSLSLSSGSGGGSASASDDDADDADGALAAESTPFLGLRGAHDALRSDSPPLCPAADSRTYYSLDSHSTRASSRHSRGPPPRAKQDSAPL
- the NRG2 gene encoding pro-neuregulin-2, membrane-bound isoform isoform X3; the protein is MRQVCCSALPPPPLEKGRCSSYSDSSSSSERSSNSSSSSSENGSSSRSSSNNSSISRPAAPPEPRPQKQPQPRSPAARRAAARSRAAAAGGMRRDPAPGFSMLLFGVSLACYSPSLKSVQDQAYKAPVVVEGKVQGLAPAGGSSSNSTREPPASGRVALVKVLDKWPLRSGGLQREQVISVGSCAPLERNQRYIFFLEPTEQPLVFKTAFAPLDTNGKNLKKEVGKILCTDCATRPKLKKMKSQTGQVGEKQSLKCEAAAGNPQPSYRWFKDGKELNRSRDIRIKYGNGRKNSRLQFNKVKVEDAGEYVCEAENILGKDTVRGRLYVNSVSTTLSSWSGHARKCNETAKSYCVNGGVCYYIEGINQLSCKCPVGYTGDRCQQFAMVNFSKAEELYQKRVLTITGICVALLVVGIVCVVAYCKTKKQRKQMHNHLRQNMCPAHQNRSLANGPSHPRLDPEEIQMADYISKNVPATDHVIRRETETTFSGSHSCSPSHHCSTATPTSSHRHESHTWSLERSESLTSDSQSGIMLSSVGTSKCNSPACVEARARRAAAHNLEERRRATAPPYHDSVDSLRDSPHSERYVSALTTPARLSPVDFHYSLATQVPTFEITSPNSAHAVSLPPAAPISYRLAEQQPLLRHPAPPGPGPGPGPGADMQRSYDSYYYPAAGPGPRRGTCALGGSLGSLPASPFRIPEDDEYETTQECAPPPPPRPRARGASRRTSAGPRRWRRSRLNGLAAQRARAARDSLSLSSGSGGGSASASDDDADDADGALAAESTPFLGLRGAHDALRSDSPPLCPAADSRTYYSLDSHSTRASSRHSRGPPPRAKQDSAPL
- the NRG2 gene encoding pro-neuregulin-2, membrane-bound isoform isoform X2, translating into MRQVCCSALPPPPLEKGRCSSYSDSSSSSERSSNSSSSSSENGSSSRSSSNNSSISRPAAPPEPRPQKQPQPRSPAARRAAARSRAAAAGGMRRDPAPGFSMLLFGVSLACYSPSLKSVQDQAYKAPVVVEGKVQGLAPAGGSSSNSTREPPASGRVALVKVLDKWPLRSGGLQREQVISVGSCAPLERNQRYIFFLEPTEQPLVFKTAFAPLDTNGKNLKKEVGKILCTDCATRPKLKKMKSQTGQVGEKQSLKCEAAAGNPQPSYRWFKDGKELNRSRDIRIKYGNGRKNSRLQFNKVKVEDAGEYVCEAENILGKDTVRGRLYVNSVSTTLSSWSGHARKCNETAKSYCVNGGVCYYIEGINQLSCKCPNGFFGQRCLEKLPLRLYMPDPKQKAEELYQKRVLTITGICVALLVVGIVCVVAYCKTKKQRKQMHNHLRQNMCPAHQNRSLANGPSHPRLDPEEIQMADYISKNVPATDHVIRRETETTFSGSHSCSPSHHCSTATPTSSHRHESHTWSLERSESLTSDSQSGIMLSSVGTSKCNSPACVEARARRAAAHNLEERRRATAPPYHDSVDSLRDSPHSERYVSALTTPARLSPVDFHYSLATQVPTFEITSPNSAHAVSLPPAAPISYRLAEQQPLLRHPAPPGPGPGPGPGADMQRSYDSYYYPAAGPGPRRGTCALGGSLGSLPASPFRIPEDDEYETTQECAPPPPPRPRARGASRRTSAGPRRWRRSRLNGLAAQRARAARDSLSLSSGSGGGSASASDDDADDADGALAAESTPFLGLRGAHDALRSDSPPLCPAADSRTYYSLDSHSTRASSRHSRGPPPRAKQDSAPL